CATCCAGAATGTGCGAAGTCTCTACACCATACCCGATCGGGAAAGGAAGGTCCTGAAGCACCTCGCGCCTTACAGCATACTCACCAGAGAGAGGTTGAATGATGCCAGTCAGCTCTGGGTAGAACATCGCAAATAAGGGGCGTATCAAAATTTCTGTGACGCGTCCACCTCCGGAAGGGCGAATGCCCTGCGAAAAAGCCAACGGACGGTCGTAGAAGGCTTTTACATACTGAATCTTCTTATGATAGATCAGCGGTGCCACGAGACCATAAACAAAGCGTGGGTGAATGTTTTTAATATCTGCATCTACGTAGACGATGATATCCCCATTCAGTTGATGAATGGCTTTCCATAGGTTTTCCCCTTTGCCGGGCTTAAAGCCTTGCTTGGGTAAGATATCGGCCGAGAGGTAAGTGTCTGCTCCAAAGGACGCTGCAATCTCAAGCGTCTTGTCAGTTGAGCCGGAATCAATAACCGCAATTTCATCGAGTAGAGGATAGCGGTTCATTAACTCGGACTTGAAGATGATTATCTCTTTTCCGATCGTTTTTTCTTCATTCAGCGTCGGAATACAGAGTGAGATTTTCAGTCCTTGTTTTTCTTTTTCCTCAATCAGGTGAAGGAGGTTCCAAAATTCTGAGTGATGAAAGGTATTGGTATCCAACCAGGTCTTCTTCTTTTTCTTACTCATCGCAAAATCCTCCGTCCATGGCCTGAATGATGCCCACCATTTGAGCTAACCCACTGAAAACCGGTTCTATAGCTATATTTTCTTTAAAACTATGCATTTGGGAAGCAGAGGTAATGCCAATTGTGATACCCGGCACTTCTTTGTCGATCAGGGCGGACAGTTCTCCAACGCTCGGCTGAATTTTTGGGGTCACGCCCAGGCTCTCCTGGATACGTTTAGAGACTTTGGTCAGTGGGTGTGAAAAATCGATGCCTCCTGGTCGGCGGCGTGCGATGACTTCCAATCGAACTTCGGTTTGGGAGTTGGAGGCCACTTCGTCGGTTATTTCTTCCAGCCGGTTTTGAAGTTCTCCAACCATTCCCGCTTGTTCTGAACGGATTTCAAAATGCAGAGAACCACTCGTGGGCACCGTATTGTAGGAGTTGCCCGAATTGACTGAGCCGAAGGTGATCGTGGTCTTGGGCTTGGTGGGTAGAGGAATGGCCAACATCTTGGTGATCACTTCATTCAGAATGTTGATCGCTCCCGAGCTCTCAAAGAGTGTCCAGTCGTATTCGTCAGGGATGGTGCATTGAATCTCTCCGCGAAGCATACCCATGGATGAGTAGCTGAGGCGTCCGAGTTGAGCGCCTTCCACAAATAAACCATAGTCGATGGGTACTTTGCAGTTGTTTAGAAAAAAACGGATACCCGCCAGATCACCCCGTCCTAGACTTCGGGTGATTCCCATGAGCAGCAGGTTGTGTCTTGGTACGATCTCAAGGTGTTCCAAAATTTTCGGGATAGAAGCGACCGCAGCACAGCCAAGCGAATTGTCTGCGACGCCGGCGCCAAAGATCCGTTTAGATTCCACCCGTACGGTATGATCGACCGACGAGTTGAATACGGTGTCCGTGTGAGCAGCTACGAGAATCGTTTTCTCTCCTTCGCTCCCGCGAACAAATCCCAGGGCGTTGCCTACTTCGTCAGTGGAGATACTATCCAGGCCGTCCTCTGTAAATCGGTCCAAAATAAACCGAATGCGTGCTTCTTCGCCAAAAGTAGGTGAGGGGACTTCGCCAATCATCACGAGGTTTGCGAGGAGGATTTCCCGTAAATCTTTTACCTGATCCCGTATCGAGATGACCCCGTTGAGGAGGTCGTTAATAGTCTTGGGCGGTGTTGCCATAATGTATATAGAAGGTTAAAGAACCTTAGGCATGATTTTAGCTTGTGACGGGTATGTCATTGCAAGTCACTAATGGTTGCTTATTCAGGTTTTTCTCCTTCTCTATCTTTTTCTAGGGTATTCCAACTGTGAAGTTTCAGAAGTCGCCAAATCCTATTTCCTATAATAGCGCCAAAAATATTGGGTTTATCTCTACCCGTTTTGCCGGCACAGATGGAGTGACGCTTGAGTCAGCCAAATGGGCTCAAGTGCTCTGGGATGATAAAAATGTCAGCTACTGGTATGCAGGGCGACTGGATCGGCATCCGGACATCAGCATGTGCGTGCCAGAAGCATTTTTTGGGCATTCCGAAAATCAGTGGATCAACGAACGTCTCTGGGGAACGACTTATCGTAGTCGCTTGGTTTCTGAACGCATTCAGGAGGTGGCAAAGTATCTGAAGGAGACGCTCTACGATTTTGTGGACAAGTTTCACATCGATATCATCGTCCCGCAAAACGTGCTGACCATACCGATGCACCTACCGTTGGGTGTGGCACTGACAGAGTTTATAAACGAGACGCAGATTCCTACGATCGCCCACCACCATGACTTTTATTGGGAGCGTGACCGCTTTGCGGTGACCTGTGTGAAAGATTACCTCGATATGGCTTTCCCTTGTAAGGGAGACAATATTCGACATGTGGTGATCAATCAAGCGGCTCAAGAGCAGCTTTCACTGCGAAAGGGTGCTTCTTCATTACTCATTCCCAATGTCTTTGATTTTGATAATCCACCGCTGGAAATGGATGAGTACGCGAAAGACTTCCGGGAAGAAGTGGGACTGGCGGAAGATGATATTTTTATTCTACAACCTACACGGATTGTTCCGCGAAAGGGAATTGAGCATGCCATCAAATTGGTCGGCCTTCTCAATGATCCTCGTTGCAAACTGGTCATCTCGCATGATGCAGGAGATGAA
This genomic stretch from Opitutia bacterium ISCC 52 harbors:
- a CDS encoding M20/M25/M40 family metallo-hydrolase, whose translation is MATPPKTINDLLNGVISIRDQVKDLREILLANLVMIGEVPSPTFGEEARIRFILDRFTEDGLDSISTDEVGNALGFVRGSEGEKTILVAAHTDTVFNSSVDHTVRVESKRIFGAGVADNSLGCAAVASIPKILEHLEIVPRHNLLLMGITRSLGRGDLAGIRFFLNNCKVPIDYGLFVEGAQLGRLSYSSMGMLRGEIQCTIPDEYDWTLFESSGAINILNEVITKMLAIPLPTKPKTTITFGSVNSGNSYNTVPTSGSLHFEIRSEQAGMVGELQNRLEEITDEVASNSQTEVRLEVIARRRPGGIDFSHPLTKVSKRIQESLGVTPKIQPSVGELSALIDKEVPGITIGITSASQMHSFKENIAIEPVFSGLAQMVGIIQAMDGGFCDE
- a CDS encoding glucosyl-3-phosphoglycerate synthase is translated as MSKKKKKTWLDTNTFHHSEFWNLLHLIEEKEKQGLKISLCIPTLNEEKTIGKEIIIFKSELMNRYPLLDEIAVIDSGSTDKTLEIAASFGADTYLSADILPKQGFKPGKGENLWKAIHQLNGDIIVYVDADIKNIHPRFVYGLVAPLIYHKKIQYVKAFYDRPLAFSQGIRPSGGGRVTEILIRPLFAMFYPELTGIIQPLSGEYAVRREVLQDLPFPIGYGVETSHILDVYHKWGMQAFGQTDLDQRVHRNQTTISLGKMSFGILQSFFNRMQKYGGIEKLPDMNQIYKHFQAQDQQYQLVEQEIKEEERPPMSTIPEYRKKFGLDK
- a CDS encoding glycosyltransferase family 4 protein; its protein translation is MSYNSAKNIGFISTRFAGTDGVTLESAKWAQVLWDDKNVSYWYAGRLDRHPDISMCVPEAFFGHSENQWINERLWGTTYRSRLVSERIQEVAKYLKETLYDFVDKFHIDIIVPQNVLTIPMHLPLGVALTEFINETQIPTIAHHHDFYWERDRFAVTCVKDYLDMAFPCKGDNIRHVVINQAAQEQLSLRKGASSLLIPNVFDFDNPPLEMDEYAKDFREEVGLAEDDIFILQPTRIVPRKGIEHAIKLVGLLNDPRCKLVISHDAGDEGFEYQHMLEELAHEDGVELRFIADRVADIRQLNKDGKKMYTLWDLYPHADLVTYPSIYEGFGNALLEALYFRVPVVVNRYSIFIQDIEPKGFRLPVMDGFVNSSVLKQVQRILSDHEYRQEMVDHNYNLARKFYSYSALRRSLRTIITSLTGLSPT